Proteins from a single region of Desulfovibrio sp. JC022:
- a CDS encoding GAF domain-containing protein has protein sequence MLKVNAAARKYKLSKYYEVLLGLVAITAVNLIFFRHDPGFISVSPHPYWVVVLLTSTRYGFAGGLFSGLMAGLFFLVFNSLSIPDIELLDFKTLAMWGKPILFFLAGVVLGELRQTHIKEYNGVCEERDAFHDAFDKIKVKYDILSEAKQELDSKILSQESTLGTLYEAAQGLRTLSMDSIYPAVLEILREFMDVEDCSIYLLDGTEFKLDTALRHGKGFLPETVPLGESLMSIAAAQKRAVSIRDIASTESMPGGLVISAPIMADNHQHVVGVLNVEKMPFLKFTSDSVRVAGLVADWCGSSVENATVFAETKDKLIADEITDAYTFDYFLRRLREEFVRARRYELDLSLIMLEFPGLSNASDEGRDEVLMAFSMILKNQIREIDILFMSDEPGAFFMILPTTPAAGARIVVNNLLSSFKALSVMAFETDQNLVELRAGVAGYTLGMEDPEELVTNVKEDMVSVLFAE, from the coding sequence ATGCTTAAAGTCAATGCAGCTGCAAGAAAATACAAGCTTTCCAAATATTATGAAGTCCTGCTTGGACTGGTCGCTATCACTGCGGTCAATCTTATTTTTTTTCGTCATGATCCGGGTTTCATCTCTGTTTCCCCCCATCCATATTGGGTAGTGGTGCTGCTTACTTCTACCCGTTATGGTTTTGCCGGAGGTCTTTTTTCCGGGCTTATGGCCGGTTTGTTTTTCCTTGTTTTTAACAGTTTATCCATTCCGGATATTGAGCTTCTTGATTTCAAAACCCTTGCCATGTGGGGTAAGCCGATTCTTTTCTTTCTGGCTGGGGTTGTGCTTGGAGAGCTTCGCCAGACGCATATCAAGGAATACAATGGAGTATGTGAAGAAAGGGATGCCTTTCATGATGCTTTTGACAAGATCAAGGTGAAGTATGACATCCTTAGCGAGGCCAAGCAGGAGTTGGACAGCAAAATTCTTTCGCAGGAAAGCACACTGGGGACCCTTTACGAGGCTGCACAGGGGCTGCGAACTTTGAGCATGGACAGCATTTATCCGGCAGTGTTGGAAATCCTGCGTGAGTTTATGGACGTGGAGGATTGTTCAATTTATCTGCTGGATGGAACTGAATTCAAACTCGATACGGCCCTGCGTCATGGCAAAGGCTTTCTACCTGAAACGGTTCCGTTGGGTGAAAGTTTAATGAGTATTGCGGCTGCACAGAAAAGAGCCGTTTCCATCAGAGATATTGCCAGTACTGAGAGTATGCCCGGTGGGCTTGTTATTTCCGCTCCTATCATGGCCGATAACCATCAGCATGTGGTTGGGGTTTTGAACGTAGAGAAGATGCCTTTTCTCAAATTTACCAGTGATTCTGTGCGTGTGGCCGGACTAGTCGCTGACTGGTGCGGCAGCAGTGTCGAGAATGCTACTGTTTTTGCGGAGACAAAGGATAAGCTCATCGCTGATGAGATTACTGACGCCTACACTTTTGATTACTTCTTGCGCAGGCTGCGTGAGGAATTTGTCAGGGCACGGCGTTACGAGTTGGATCTTTCTTTGATTATGCTCGAATTTCCGGGGCTTTCCAATGCCTCTGATGAGGGGCGAGATGAAGTTCTCATGGCTTTCAGTATGATTCTTAAGAACCAGATTCGTGAAATTGATATCCTGTTCATGAGTGATGAGCCGGGGGCATTTTTTATGATTCTTCCGACTACCCCAGCAGCCGGGGCACGGATTGTGGTTAACAACCTGCTCAGTTCTTTTAAGGCTCTCAGCGTGATGGCTTTTGAAACAGACCAGAACCTTGTGGAACTCCGGGCCGGGGTGGCCGGATATACTCTGGGTATGGAAGATCCTGAAGAACTGGTCACGAATGTGAAAGAGGATATGGTCAGTGTACTTTTTGCGGAGTAG
- a CDS encoding HEAT repeat domain-containing protein, which yields MARLRLLGSFVASYLFEGGAVWLYLNREAVSWYVYAAITAHVFSGLSFILFTAPKPWALPGMGFYYPRIAALFTLFMPLIGLFGISMTLLAARVFMQSHGLAEEYKEKAYEGSGLDVDLPTDITGFLYDEVDVHPIADILSGDDMEMKRGAVNLLRRIGSAEAVSLLRKSLSDESAEVRFYAHTALTRLEEDYADAVDKARFRAEKYDSAQAHAELASTYRNYARSGLPEVNMQVRTMAFACEHWRKAVEKDQENKDYLMRLAESYVESKSFSESLHIYRETMKDPELELESRLGICRTFFEMGNFIALFQEVEQLRAQPELKSADPFKTLIYNFWMENTLSGAEGNEADFSGVEHEL from the coding sequence ATGGCGCGTTTGCGCCTGCTGGGATCTTTTGTTGCTTCCTACCTTTTTGAGGGTGGAGCCGTTTGGCTGTACCTGAACAGGGAAGCTGTATCCTGGTACGTCTACGCCGCAATTACAGCTCATGTTTTTTCCGGTTTGTCCTTTATACTTTTTACTGCTCCCAAGCCGTGGGCCCTGCCCGGAATGGGTTTTTATTATCCTCGTATTGCCGCTCTTTTTACCCTTTTCATGCCCTTGATCGGATTGTTTGGGATCTCCATGACTTTGCTTGCAGCCCGTGTTTTTATGCAAAGTCATGGACTGGCTGAGGAATATAAGGAAAAGGCCTATGAAGGCTCCGGGCTGGATGTTGATTTGCCCACGGATATTACTGGTTTTTTATATGATGAAGTTGATGTCCATCCCATCGCAGATATTCTGTCAGGCGATGACATGGAGATGAAAAGGGGAGCGGTAAACCTGCTGCGCCGCATAGGTTCTGCTGAGGCGGTCAGTCTTTTGCGTAAGAGTCTTTCTGATGAAAGTGCCGAGGTCCGTTTTTATGCTCACACAGCTTTGACACGGCTTGAGGAGGATTACGCCGATGCTGTGGATAAGGCCCGTTTCCGTGCTGAAAAGTATGACAGCGCGCAGGCCCATGCCGAGCTTGCCTCCACTTACCGGAATTATGCCCGAAGCGGATTGCCGGAAGTTAACATGCAGGTCCGAACCATGGCTTTTGCCTGCGAACATTGGCGCAAGGCCGTTGAAAAAGATCAGGAAAACAAGGATTACCTGATGCGTCTTGCTGAATCATATGTCGAGAGCAAAAGTTTCAGTGAATCTTTGCATATTTACCGCGAGACAATGAAGGACCCGGAACTTGAGCTTGAATCGCGTTTGGGGATTTGCAGGACATTTTTTGAAATGGGTAATTTCATCGCCCTTTTTCAGGAGGTGGAACAATTGCGGGCGCAACCTGAACTTAAATCTGCCGACCCTTTCAAAACTTTGATTTATAATTTCTGGATGGAAAATACATTGTCCGGCGCAGAAGGAAATGAAGCTGATTTCAGCGGGGTAGAACATGAGCTCTGA
- the pelF gene encoding GT4 family glycosyltransferase PelF has protein sequence MSSDKQYDVCLLLEGTYPFVAGGVSTWIHNLIKGMPELTFTAVCILASSKEKAEYRYDVPDNFVDLKIVYLHDEVEISQNPFKKISGGNMEKLRKFHYRMDRNDISMMKEMVELFRDDKFPLSELFHGKKAWNMLVERYKPDSNDESFIDYFWTYRFTHLPIFKMLPLDLPKARVYHTISTGYAGMLGVVARVMTGRPLLLTEHGIYVKERKIEISQAEWVYRKEDERMRIESKLGAFQTFWIRMFEQLARLCYDYSSAIYTLYEGNRQLEIQEGADPDKIRIIPNGISLDNFLGLKPEDHDYMGQTEFAVGFVGRVVPIKDVKTFLRAVKIVSIKIEKLKVYIMGPTEEDKEYFEECVNLVRLLHLEDVVEFTGKVRVTDYLPGLDLIVLTSISEAQPLVIMEANCAGIPAVASDVGSCRELLEGRTVADQALGPSGIVTKVADPVSTGEAILKILTSPILRSKMSKAGIERVKTFYKESDLNETYLKIYKDYMAMDDLE, from the coding sequence ATGAGCTCTGATAAGCAATACGATGTCTGCCTTCTTCTTGAGGGAACTTATCCCTTTGTTGCCGGAGGTGTGTCCACTTGGATTCACAATTTGATTAAAGGGATGCCGGAGTTGACCTTTACAGCGGTCTGCATTCTCGCTTCTTCCAAGGAAAAGGCCGAATACCGTTACGATGTACCGGATAATTTCGTCGATCTTAAGATTGTTTACCTGCATGACGAAGTTGAAATTTCACAAAATCCGTTCAAGAAGATTTCCGGCGGGAATATGGAGAAGCTCAGGAAATTCCATTACCGCATGGACCGAAATGATATCAGCATGATGAAGGAAATGGTTGAGTTGTTCCGTGATGATAAATTTCCACTTTCTGAGTTGTTCCATGGCAAGAAAGCATGGAATATGCTGGTTGAGAGATATAAGCCGGACAGTAACGATGAATCTTTTATTGATTATTTCTGGACCTATCGGTTCACCCATCTGCCTATCTTTAAGATGCTTCCACTGGATTTGCCCAAGGCACGGGTTTATCACACTATTTCTACTGGATATGCAGGGATGCTCGGGGTTGTTGCAAGGGTTATGACCGGACGTCCGCTGCTGCTTACCGAGCACGGTATTTACGTCAAGGAACGCAAGATCGAAATTTCTCAGGCTGAATGGGTTTACCGTAAGGAAGATGAGCGGATGCGCATTGAAAGTAAACTCGGTGCATTCCAGACTTTTTGGATCAGGATGTTCGAGCAGCTGGCCCGCTTGTGTTATGATTATTCTTCGGCAATTTATACCCTGTATGAAGGAAACCGCCAGCTTGAGATTCAGGAGGGTGCCGACCCGGACAAAATCAGGATTATTCCTAACGGCATCAGTCTAGATAATTTTCTGGGACTTAAGCCCGAAGATCATGACTACATGGGGCAGACTGAGTTTGCAGTAGGGTTTGTGGGTAGGGTGGTTCCCATCAAGGATGTGAAAACTTTTCTGCGGGCCGTCAAGATCGTATCCATCAAGATTGAGAAGCTTAAGGTCTACATCATGGGACCTACTGAGGAGGATAAGGAGTACTTTGAAGAGTGCGTGAACCTTGTTCGTTTGTTGCATCTTGAGGATGTGGTGGAATTCACAGGCAAGGTCCGGGTTACGGATTACCTGCCGGGCCTTGATTTAATTGTGTTGACAAGCATCAGTGAGGCTCAGCCGTTGGTTATTATGGAGGCCAATTGTGCAGGTATTCCAGCGGTTGCCTCGGATGTAGGCTCCTGCCGGGAACTCCTTGAAGGGCGCACTGTGGCGGATCAGGCTCTGGGACCGTCCGGTATTGTGACCAAGGTTGCGGACCCGGTCAGTACCGGGGAGGCCATCCTAAAAATCCTGACCAGCCCGATCCTGCGTAGCAAGATGTCGAAGGCCGGGATTGAGCGGGTTAAGACGTTTTATAAAGAGTCGGATCTCAATGAGACTTATTTGAAAATTTACAAGGATTACATGGCAATGGACGATCTGGAGTAG
- the pelG gene encoding exopolysaccharide Pel transporter PelG, with amino-acid sequence MAGIGFELRKMLRGDSFLSDVSAYLYAAMVSSGPWLMSVLCLAVLGLYSYSGFSPQDQDIFRTTIVYVYAFTLIYVGYIQLVVTRYLADRFYMGDEKITLTAFSTSTIIVLAAGAVLGVGGIWFFELTFTYKIIAVVLFLIVAMIWLTMIFLSAVKDFRSIVQAFAVGTSCSVGTAFLLYPLFGLEGYLLGYTFGQAVIFFWLLARLLAEFPPGRVWDSEMFSYFIKYWELALIGMFFNLAIWVDKIMFWFAPDSRMVVPYLRTHDMYEGPIFFAYLTIVPTLAIFLVKIETKFYEHYHDYFAKIISKEDLSSILQEKQGMIRMLKESLREILIVQGSLTMLCIFMAPEFIELVGLSPLQQPLLQIALVGSLMQVMLSVAVIILFYFDLRKEVLAVTLVFLLSNVVLTWLSMQLGFTFYGYGYCYSCFISLMFSYYLVSKSVRDLEYITFSSQPLF; translated from the coding sequence ATGGCTGGAATAGGATTTGAACTTAGAAAAATGCTGCGCGGGGATAGCTTTCTTTCCGATGTCTCGGCGTATTTGTACGCGGCAATGGTTTCCTCCGGCCCGTGGCTCATGAGTGTACTCTGTCTTGCGGTACTGGGGTTATATTCCTATTCCGGTTTTTCCCCGCAGGATCAGGATATTTTTCGGACCACCATTGTATATGTCTATGCCTTCACCCTCATCTATGTGGGCTATATCCAGCTTGTGGTGACCCGCTATCTTGCTGACCGTTTCTACATGGGCGATGAGAAGATAACCCTGACCGCTTTCTCCACCAGCACGATAATTGTTCTGGCTGCCGGGGCTGTTCTCGGTGTGGGAGGGATCTGGTTCTTTGAGCTGACCTTCACTTACAAGATAATCGCGGTGGTACTTTTCCTCATTGTGGCCATGATCTGGCTGACTATGATTTTTCTTTCAGCCGTCAAGGATTTTCGTTCTATTGTACAGGCTTTCGCTGTGGGGACCTCGTGTAGCGTAGGCACAGCCTTCCTTCTTTATCCGCTTTTCGGACTTGAAGGTTATCTGCTGGGATATACTTTCGGACAAGCTGTTATTTTTTTCTGGCTGCTGGCCCGCTTGCTTGCTGAATTTCCGCCGGGCCGGGTCTGGGATTCGGAGATGTTTTCTTATTTTATCAAATATTGGGAGCTGGCCCTGATCGGGATGTTTTTCAACCTCGCCATCTGGGTGGATAAGATCATGTTCTGGTTTGCGCCGGATTCCAGAATGGTGGTCCCTTACCTGCGCACTCACGACATGTATGAAGGGCCGATATTTTTCGCCTATCTGACTATTGTGCCGACTTTGGCCATCTTTCTGGTCAAGATTGAAACCAAATTTTACGAGCATTATCATGACTATTTTGCGAAAATAATTTCCAAGGAAGACCTCTCCAGCATCTTGCAGGAAAAGCAGGGTATGATCAGGATGCTCAAGGAAAGTTTGCGTGAAATTCTGATCGTACAAGGCTCCCTGACCATGCTTTGTATTTTTATGGCTCCCGAATTCATCGAGTTGGTGGGGCTTTCGCCTTTACAGCAGCCTCTTTTGCAGATTGCCCTTGTGGGGTCGCTGATGCAGGTTATGCTTTCCGTGGCAGTGATTATCCTTTTTTATTTTGACCTGCGTAAGGAAGTTCTGGCTGTAACTCTTGTTTTTCTGCTCAGTAACGTGGTGTTGACATGGCTGAGCATGCAGCTGGGTTTTACTTTTTACGGTTATGGTTACTGCTATTCCTGTTTTATTTCATTGATGTTTTCCTATTACCTTGTTTCAAAAAGTGTGCGTGATCTGGAGTACATAACTTTTTCAAGTCAGCCGTTGTTCTAA
- a CDS encoding tetratricopeptide repeat protein, producing the protein MNIKLWRVLLFVLIIIGTTVLIYPFPRDMVPLYLKSGEISKAADLLSELLEEDPYDLRLLTLGADVYLKRGMPDKAIASLEEILKQKPQRIPELRKLVQVYEWNVMPREALHTWEKLSRIEPGKMKPLEQMVMYYRYFNMLPQEVDAVIKLNELQGKRPFSGDFMFVLNDEIERLGAEHAKDIDDPYLDFLIQRIFIVGERFKAEVEFRGKVDFLRYVTYVLEYFVAVDNLKEGYEYAARMDKKAGLDIKSRVQLVKVLGWGGNYGQALELAERLLKISPENVPLLTETAWLARSADRYDVAKEVLEQLVVIDPENDAHHRELGNVYMQTGEYSKAVSLFRNLAKRLGNWFIYAHDMLRAALFSEDRLLMAEAVEDTKDADISEPDYLRTRGALLLTLERPREAYDALRKVVDGPGATLEDYQQLIDAAASTADKKLLADTVELALRIYPGDINLMRTAGAAWRDAGHPFKAYRIYRELLKKEQEQQDILEMLLAAADTQDLKLANQAAKYAEKIAPKDVKVIAQAGEIMLWLNSPKDGYPYYKKAAIMTGGSREYVMNLIQIASYTGDKVIFRDAAETAIRLRPDDEQVALLAAAVWAAAGDNERAGLLIARFAGQGSRNLETLHKWADFADKAGLTEEAYRIYDELYERGYKRKEIREPLARLAEWTGRPAVAAKIYGEISDESPRNFELARQAAKSWADAGEYFKSADYYERAIVLKPKDYELKLDLARVYGFAGKIADQIRLFKELQAAGKLPESERVELARAYLDAREPEPALRILEPYASLNKLPRFEGFLLASALQMSGRGSEASDVYKRLKKEYNRDEIFLARLGAQALFNNFQTDAYDLFEAALKVNPENHTALKGLGIILGEREQYKRAAGKLRKYLKLVPNDAEGRYQLGEIYRLMGREGNAVREFKRAARIIRREGRKNVAGKDVNKINR; encoded by the coding sequence TTGAATATAAAGCTCTGGCGGGTACTCCTTTTCGTACTCATCATAATCGGGACGACCGTACTTATATATCCTTTTCCGAGGGATATGGTCCCCCTGTACCTGAAGAGCGGTGAAATTTCCAAGGCAGCGGACCTGCTTAGTGAACTCCTTGAAGAAGATCCTTACGATTTGCGGCTTTTGACCCTCGGAGCAGATGTATATCTCAAGCGGGGGATGCCGGATAAGGCTATTGCCAGCCTGGAAGAGATTCTTAAGCAGAAGCCTCAGCGCATACCTGAGCTTAGAAAGCTGGTGCAGGTTTACGAGTGGAATGTCATGCCTCGCGAGGCATTGCATACATGGGAGAAGCTATCAAGGATTGAGCCGGGAAAGATGAAGCCTCTGGAACAGATGGTCATGTATTACCGCTACTTTAATATGCTTCCGCAGGAAGTGGATGCCGTAATTAAGCTTAATGAATTGCAGGGTAAGAGGCCGTTCAGCGGTGATTTCATGTTTGTCCTTAATGATGAGATAGAACGGCTGGGTGCTGAACATGCGAAGGACATTGATGATCCGTATCTTGATTTTTTGATCCAGCGTATTTTTATTGTAGGAGAGCGGTTCAAGGCTGAAGTAGAATTCAGGGGTAAGGTAGATTTTCTTCGCTATGTTACCTACGTCCTTGAATATTTCGTTGCTGTTGATAACTTGAAAGAAGGTTACGAGTATGCAGCACGTATGGATAAAAAAGCTGGGCTCGATATTAAGAGCAGGGTGCAGTTGGTTAAGGTTCTGGGCTGGGGAGGGAACTATGGGCAAGCCTTGGAATTGGCGGAAAGATTGCTCAAAATCAGTCCGGAAAATGTACCCTTGCTGACCGAAACAGCATGGCTGGCCCGTAGTGCCGACAGGTATGATGTAGCCAAGGAAGTGCTGGAACAGCTGGTTGTTATCGATCCTGAAAATGACGCTCATCATCGGGAGCTGGGTAATGTTTATATGCAGACCGGAGAATACAGTAAGGCTGTATCCTTGTTCCGCAATTTAGCTAAAAGGCTGGGTAACTGGTTTATTTATGCCCATGATATGCTTCGGGCTGCCTTATTCAGTGAGGACAGACTTCTCATGGCTGAGGCTGTTGAAGACACTAAGGATGCAGATATTTCCGAGCCTGATTACCTGCGAACCCGCGGGGCGTTGCTGCTGACTCTTGAGCGTCCGCGTGAAGCTTATGATGCTTTGCGCAAAGTGGTGGATGGTCCCGGTGCGACTCTGGAAGATTATCAGCAGCTTATTGATGCCGCAGCATCTACCGCAGATAAAAAATTGCTGGCTGATACCGTTGAATTGGCTCTCAGAATTTATCCCGGTGATATCAACCTTATGCGTACTGCCGGTGCTGCTTGGCGTGATGCCGGCCATCCGTTTAAGGCTTACCGCATTTACCGGGAATTGCTGAAAAAGGAACAGGAACAGCAGGATATTCTTGAGATGTTGCTTGCCGCAGCTGACACTCAAGATTTGAAGCTGGCAAATCAGGCCGCTAAGTATGCTGAAAAGATTGCGCCCAAGGATGTGAAAGTAATCGCGCAGGCCGGGGAAATCATGCTCTGGCTTAATTCTCCCAAAGACGGCTACCCGTACTATAAAAAGGCCGCGATCATGACCGGGGGCAGTCGTGAGTATGTGATGAATCTCATCCAGATTGCATCCTACACCGGGGATAAGGTTATTTTCCGCGATGCAGCCGAAACAGCCATCAGGCTCCGTCCGGATGATGAGCAGGTGGCCTTGCTGGCTGCTGCTGTCTGGGCTGCGGCCGGGGATAATGAAAGGGCCGGGCTGCTTATAGCCCGTTTTGCCGGGCAGGGAAGCAGGAACCTTGAGACTCTGCATAAGTGGGCGGATTTTGCGGACAAGGCCGGGCTGACTGAAGAGGCCTACCGCATTTATGATGAGCTTTATGAGCGAGGCTACAAGCGCAAGGAAATACGGGAACCGCTGGCAAGGCTTGCTGAATGGACCGGGCGTCCAGCCGTGGCTGCTAAGATTTATGGTGAAATTTCCGATGAATCACCGCGTAATTTCGAGCTTGCCAGACAGGCGGCCAAGTCTTGGGCTGATGCCGGGGAGTATTTTAAGTCCGCGGATTACTATGAACGGGCTATCGTGCTTAAGCCGAAGGATTATGAGCTGAAACTGGACCTTGCAAGGGTATACGGTTTTGCCGGGAAAATTGCGGATCAAATCAGGCTTTTCAAGGAGCTGCAAGCTGCGGGCAAGTTGCCGGAATCCGAGCGGGTGGAGCTGGCAAGGGCCTATCTTGATGCGCGTGAACCGGAACCAGCTTTGCGGATTCTGGAACCTTATGCCAGTTTGAATAAATTGCCCCGGTTTGAAGGTTTTCTGCTGGCTTCTGCCTTGCAGATGTCCGGGCGCGGAAGTGAAGCTTCAGATGTTTATAAAAGGTTGAAAAAAGAGTACAACAGGGACGAAATTTTTCTGGCCCGGCTTGGTGCGCAGGCCCTGTTTAACAATTTCCAGACCGATGCCTATGACCTCTTTGAGGCTGCGCTTAAGGTCAACCCGGAAAACCATACCGCGTTAAAAGGGCTGGGTATCATTCTTGGTGAGCGGGAACAGTATAAGCGTGCAGCTGGCAAGTTGCGGAAATATTTAAAACTTGTTCCCAACGACGCCGAAGGGCGTTACCAATTGGGTGAGATTTACCGGCTCATGGGCCGGGAAGGTAATGCCGTCCGCGAATTCAAGCGGGCGGCGCGCATTATCCGCCGGGAAGGCCGGAAAAATGTGGCGGGTAAGGACGTAAATAAAATCAACAGGTAA
- a CDS encoding SPOR domain-containing protein: MKKAFVLFFLLMTVLLPVMHVTPLLAADNAVAPVEAERELIWTVRVSSFRKPDIAWNFMSYLKDEGYNPVMVYLYDRQDKLWRVVQIGDYPTRSQARVAGRLFKKRTGLDYLVRSMPVALLEERTLDSRRSSVPPRRAIQAAKVAVPISTLDAKKSPAVDQKLVGAPESLFYELDQRDVLRATGHRQQNVILARIMIRRGYVEDGIRLYARLLKTYPDDLELREEYIGALIDNNEAEKAESLLRRWLALDPHSPRALRQEARLRLLAGDYSVQIDTLDYLLRLRPGDTDSISAKAYSNQQGGDWLGAIESFSELVDAEPDNYEARQALSNLLMERRPRLVLTPSVYLQSDESITTSLGSRFSMQLTDQTRGEFYYANTRIYRPEKDGVEGINKDVNQAALLLKRDFTRTFTGIVGVGAFEGTASGVSGALGFDWRVHDPGTFSAMIDYNNPWLDEPSAANYEGRYSQLSLTYDGFYDDVWGLFLNGQLREYQLESEKNYGAKGIYNIILTRRLLADPDLFVSYSFYRSFFKYDDENYKPFEVVENESIHTLSASFSKSICDTIVFQAAGGIRLDEFKNSPSYFGGPSLALRLGRFEISLDYEYSSDSGLAGGGETQFLSGGIGYVF, encoded by the coding sequence TTGAAGAAAGCGTTTGTTTTGTTTTTCCTTTTGATGACGGTACTGCTGCCGGTCATGCATGTTACCCCGCTCTTGGCGGCGGATAATGCTGTTGCGCCTGTTGAGGCTGAGAGAGAACTTATCTGGACGGTCAGGGTCAGTTCTTTCCGTAAGCCTGATATTGCATGGAATTTCATGTCCTACCTGAAGGACGAGGGATATAATCCGGTCATGGTTTATCTTTATGATAGACAGGACAAACTATGGCGTGTGGTCCAGATAGGAGACTATCCCACCCGTAGTCAGGCACGAGTTGCCGGACGTCTTTTCAAGAAGAGGACCGGGCTTGATTATCTGGTCCGCTCCATGCCTGTTGCCTTGCTGGAAGAGCGAACTTTGGATTCCCGTAGGAGTTCTGTTCCGCCGAGAAGAGCGATTCAAGCTGCAAAGGTTGCGGTCCCGATTTCCACTTTAGATGCAAAAAAATCTCCGGCAGTTGATCAGAAGCTGGTCGGTGCGCCGGAATCCCTTTTTTACGAGCTGGACCAGCGTGATGTGTTGCGGGCCACGGGTCATCGGCAACAGAATGTTATCCTTGCCCGGATCATGATCCGCCGGGGTTACGTGGAAGACGGTATCAGGCTTTATGCCAGACTGCTAAAAACTTACCCGGATGATCTGGAATTGCGCGAGGAATACATCGGCGCACTTATCGATAATAATGAGGCTGAAAAGGCCGAATCCCTGCTGCGTAGATGGCTTGCTCTTGATCCGCATTCCCCGCGTGCTTTGCGGCAGGAAGCGCGATTGCGTCTTTTAGCCGGGGATTATTCCGTACAGATCGATACCCTTGATTATCTGCTGCGGTTGCGGCCCGGTGATACGGATTCCATTTCTGCCAAGGCCTACAGTAACCAGCAGGGAGGAGACTGGCTGGGGGCCATTGAGAGTTTTTCGGAACTTGTCGATGCCGAGCCGGATAATTATGAAGCGCGGCAGGCTCTTTCCAACCTCCTTATGGAACGCAGACCTCGTTTGGTACTTACTCCCAGTGTCTATCTGCAATCAGATGAATCAATAACCACCTCTTTGGGCAGCCGTTTTTCCATGCAACTTACCGACCAGACCAGAGGTGAATTCTATTACGCCAATACCCGCATCTATCGACCGGAGAAGGACGGAGTTGAGGGAATCAACAAGGATGTGAATCAGGCGGCATTACTTTTAAAGCGTGATTTCACCCGTACTTTCACCGGGATTGTGGGCGTAGGTGCTTTCGAAGGTACTGCATCGGGAGTATCCGGTGCTCTCGGTTTTGACTGGCGGGTTCATGATCCGGGTACATTTTCAGCCATGATCGACTACAACAATCCGTGGCTGGATGAACCATCTGCTGCAAACTATGAAGGGCGTTACAGTCAGCTTTCCCTGACTTATGACGGTTTCTATGATGATGTTTGGGGATTGTTTTTAAACGGTCAGCTTCGTGAGTACCAGCTTGAATCCGAGAAGAACTATGGGGCCAAGGGAATTTACAATATTATTCTGACCCGCAGGCTTCTTGCTGACCCGGATCTTTTTGTTTCCTATTCATTCTACCGTTCTTTCTTCAAGTATGATGATGAGAATTACAAGCCGTTTGAGGTTGTAGAGAACGAGAGTATCCATACTTTGAGCGCAAGTTTCAGCAAGTCCATTTGCGATACCATTGTTTTTCAGGCCGCAGGTGGAATCAGGCTTGATGAGTTTAAGAACAGCCCCAGTTATTTCGGTGGCCCTTCGTTGGCCTTGAGATTGGGTAGATTCGAGATCAGTCTGGATTATGAATACAGCAGTGATTCCGGGCTTGCCGGAGGCGGGGAAACTCAGTTCCTCAGCGGGGGGATCGGTTATGTTTTCTAG